The following are from one region of the Dreissena polymorpha isolate Duluth1 chromosome 2, UMN_Dpol_1.0, whole genome shotgun sequence genome:
- the LOC127867883 gene encoding uncharacterized protein LOC127867883 translates to MQLQDNVYEERKESLNTKYILTLYNYTASDAYFLECFQNITTARTNMVYMSEARLQLGPVCTVDGCKDCVCVYPGHQITCAATVPDVRIKIDKNDVSLYEIGSNGSIHTFETENITISSYYHMKTVECWTNTSNIHGGMSTRTHIFVIGNITLGPLCDVDGCTGCVCVYPGDTIICTAFTPNVKLSITDVDVYIYPRQNASHDNMYTYESDNVSIDSSFHLKTVKCWVEMKGEYDVVETSAKLYVISRPKLGPLCSVGNCTDCLCIYPSDSITCAASTTNVNVRIDGSDVTLLPMTSNGTTYSFESVNFTIGWLHHMTLVECWSNLNGTLGEIYSRTKMFVLARPKLGPTCTVDGYKDSVCVFLDEAIICTSNVPNLHITINNVTSSVYLSASNGTFYTYSTNKTEPDSSPTTKIAECWAEQTAGNDMLYTSANLFLIARPRLGPLCSADVCPGCVCVFQNIPITCTSAYPDVRVRIDNVDVVINKKSSTSDGDDFIYETYDVAFDLSSHSKIVECTIKTNYTNDVSTRGELYIIERPVLGPVCRGDGCTDCVCVYPGEQITCTSNIPDVRIKMNGINLRLQEIRSNGTIFTYETSNITYSSSHHMETVTCFVTLNNTQYEMNTTVKLHVIARPIAKWTGQFSQEKVFIAVGVFVAVCVFGAVGVSMIRISSKSRPLNVQHNIESLQETAVKMEEQPPCNSIEMCNEEIDPDYVTISDCDMNMKTSQAGDRVSCTYQDLRRSRMAAPPYMTFGEIEESSC, encoded by the exons CTCGCTTGCAACTTGGTCCTGTGTGTACGGTGGATGGTTGCAAAGACTGCGTGTGTGTGTATCCTGGTCATCAAATAACCTGCGCAGCGACTGTCCCAGATGTGCGAATCAAGATTGACAAAAATGACGTCAGCTTGTATGAAATCGGGTCAAATGGAAGTATACATACATTTGAAACAGAAAATATTACGATTTCTTCATACTACCACATGAAAACAGTTGAATGTTGGACTAACACAAGCAATATACATGGCGGTATGTCGACGAGaacacatatttttgtaataG gcaACATTACGCTCGGTCCGCTTTGCGACGTGGATGGATGTACAGGCTGCGTTTGCGTATATCCTGGGGACACAATTATCTGCACAGCATTTACCCCCAATGTCAAACTAAGCATTACAGATGTTGATGTTTATATATATCCGAGACAAAATGCATCACATGACAATATGTACACATACGAATCCGACAATGTTTCGATTGATTCATCATTCCATTTGAAAACCGTAAAATGTTGGGTTGAAATGAAGGGTGAATATGATGTCGTAGAAACCAGCGCAAAACTATATGTGATCT CTCGTCCCAAGTTGGGCCCACTATGTAGCGTAGGTAACTGCACAGACTGTTTGTGTATCTACCCGAGTGACTCTATTACCTGCGCAGCCTCCACTACAAATGTAAATGTAAGGATTGACGGTTCTGACGTCACCCTTTTGCCGATGACGTCTAACGGAACCACATATTCGTTCGAATCTGTGAATTTCACAATAGGATGGTTGCATCACATGACTTTAGTTGAGTGCTGGTCCAATTTGAATGGTACCCTCGGAGAGATATATTCTCGTACAAAGATGTTTGTACTTG cACGTCCCAAACTCGGTCCGACGTGCACAGTGGACGGCTACAAGGATTCCGTCTGCGTGTTCCTTGATGAGGCGATTATCTGTACCTCGAATGTCCCAAACTTGCATATCACGATCAATAACGTTACATCAAGCGTTTACCTGTCGGCATCCAACGGAACGTTCTACACGTACTCGACGAACAAAACTGAGCCCGATTCGTCGCCTACTACGAAGATAGCTGAATGCTGGGCTGAACAGACTGCAGGGAATGATATGCTGTACACAAGTGCCAATCTGTTTTTAATCG CGCGTCCCAGACTTGGCCCACTGTGCAGCGCGGATGTCTGCCCTGGATGTGTGTGCGTCTTTCAAAATATCCCCATCACATGTACCTCAGCTTATCCAGACGTACGTGTACGCATTGACAATGTTGACGTCGTTATTAACAAAAAGTCGAGCACGTCAGATGGGGACGACTTTATATACGAGACTTATGATGTTGCATTTGACTTGTCCAGCCACTCGAAAATTGTGGAATGTACAATTAAAACCAATTATACAAACGATGTATCTACACGTGGCGAATTGTACATTATTG AGCGCCCTGTCCTTGGTCCAGTGTGCCGAGGGGACGGGTGCACTGACTGTGTGTGTGTCTACCCCGGAGAACAAATTACATGCACATCAAATATCCCAGATGTGCGAATCAAGATGAATGGCATTAACTTACGACTCCAAGAAATTAGGTCCAACGGAACTATCTTTACCTATGAAACGAGTAATATTACTTATAGCTCCTCACACCACATGGAAACTGTAACATGTTTTGTTACGTTGAATAACACTCAATACGAGATGAATACTACCGTAAAGCTACACGTAATCG CTCGACCAATCGCTAAATGGACTGGACAGTTTTCACAAGAAAAAGTGTTTATTGCTGTTGGAGTCTTCGTAGCTGTGTGCGTCTTTGGTGCTGTAGGGGTGTCGATGATCAGAA TCAGTTCAAAAAGCAGACCACTGAATGTGCAACACAATAT CGAGAGTTTGCAAGAGACTGCAGTTAAAATGGAGGAACAACCACCGTGCA ACTCTATAGAAATGTGTAACGAGGAGATAGATCCGGATTATGTCACAATTTCAGATTGTGATATGAATATGAAAACCAGTCAG GCAGGGGACCGTGTCTCATGTACCTATCAAGACCTGCGCAGGTCCAGAATGGCAGCACCTCCATATATGACGTTCGGGGAGATCGAAGAGTCCTCGTGTTAG